In a single window of the Pseudodesulfovibrio profundus genome:
- a CDS encoding restriction endonuclease subunit S: MMEKTLIDCVQINPGYPYRGKIKEQPDGEVQVVQIKDINERNQVNWTDISRSMLTGKKAPNLIESDDILFLARGNKNVAISMEGIAEDVVCSPVFFQLKIRDKTKLIPKFLMWQLNQEQTKRYIAEHCGGTVQRNVTKKALEGLVITIPSMEKQAQVVRLVECYEKELETYNKLISNRTQMMTAVSNNIFSGEK, translated from the coding sequence ATGATGGAAAAGACTTTAATTGATTGTGTCCAAATCAATCCTGGCTACCCATATCGTGGGAAGATCAAGGAGCAGCCTGACGGCGAAGTTCAGGTGGTGCAGATAAAGGACATCAACGAGCGCAACCAGGTCAATTGGACGGACATTAGCCGGTCAATGTTGACGGGGAAAAAAGCACCAAACCTTATTGAGAGTGATGACATCCTTTTTTTAGCACGTGGCAATAAAAACGTTGCCATATCCATGGAAGGAATCGCTGAGGATGTTGTGTGCTCACCAGTTTTTTTCCAGCTTAAGATACGAGACAAGACCAAGCTCATCCCCAAATTCTTAATGTGGCAACTAAATCAGGAACAAACAAAGCGATATATCGCTGAGCATTGTGGTGGTACAGTCCAGCGCAACGTCACCAAAAAAGCCTTGGAAGGGCTAGTAATCACCATACCTTCAATGGAAAAGCAGGCCCAGGTCGTTCGCCTTGTAGAGTGCTATGAAAAAGAGCTTGAAACCTACAACAAGCTCATATCCAATCGAACCCAAATGATGACAGCTGTATCTAACAACATATTTTCTGGAGAAAAATAA
- a CDS encoding DUF4917 family protein, which translates to MDLIDFEAALAIAKGTKGKTHLLLGNGFSIALKPDIFTYNSLFSKANFSAHPEVQKVFERLDTTDFEQVVYTLEQAAQILTCYLPSQEQTKEQMKADALRLKEILVETIAGNHPPRPYSITEDQYASCTRFLKPFLDSGSIYTLNYDILLYWTLMNAKDQNLINFDDGFRSDPADEDAEYVVWDNGNAHGQNVHYLHGALHLFDAGHQLRKYTWNRTDIPLVEQSRKAISDGAFPLFVSEGSTEKKMTKISHSGYLHKALRSFSSIGGSLFIHGLSLAPNDEHILQRIERGKVQQVFVGIHGDPNADHNQRIIARANRLSSNRAYGSLKVHYYSSSSASVWG; encoded by the coding sequence ATGGATTTGATTGATTTTGAAGCAGCACTTGCTATCGCAAAAGGAACTAAGGGCAAAACCCACCTCTTGTTGGGTAACGGTTTTAGTATCGCTCTGAAGCCTGACATTTTCACGTATAACTCGCTTTTTTCTAAAGCAAACTTCTCGGCACACCCTGAAGTGCAAAAGGTTTTTGAGCGGCTGGACACCACGGACTTTGAGCAAGTCGTATATACGCTGGAACAGGCTGCCCAGATTCTTACGTGCTATCTCCCGAGCCAGGAGCAAACCAAAGAGCAAATGAAGGCGGACGCCCTTCGTTTGAAGGAAATTCTTGTTGAGACAATTGCGGGCAACCACCCGCCTCGACCTTATTCCATCACTGAAGATCAGTACGCTTCATGCACGCGATTTCTGAAGCCCTTCCTGGACAGTGGGAGTATTTACACTCTCAACTATGACATTCTGTTGTATTGGACCTTGATGAATGCCAAGGATCAAAATCTGATCAACTTCGATGATGGATTCAGAAGCGACCCGGCAGACGAAGACGCTGAATACGTTGTATGGGATAACGGTAATGCCCACGGGCAAAACGTTCATTACTTGCACGGCGCACTCCACCTCTTTGATGCCGGACACCAGCTGCGTAAGTACACTTGGAACAGGACCGACATCCCCCTTGTGGAGCAATCCCGAAAAGCTATCAGCGATGGTGCATTCCCGCTGTTCGTCTCTGAAGGCTCAACCGAAAAGAAAATGACCAAAATTTCTCATAGCGGTTATTTGCATAAAGCCCTGCGGAGCTTTTCGTCTATCGGCGGTTCTTTGTTTATCCACGGCTTGTCGCTGGCTCCTAATGACGAGCATATCTTGCAACGCATTGAGCGAGGCAAGGTGCAGCAGGTTTTCGTCGGCATCCATGGTGATCCCAACGCGGACCACAACCAAAGAATCATCGCTCGGGCAAATCGGCTTTCAAGCAACCGGGCCTATGGTTCCCTGAAGGTTCATTACTACAGTTCCAGTTCAGCTAGTGTCTGGGGCTAA
- a CDS encoding tyrosine-type recombinase/integrase, with amino-acid sequence MSVGVTKDGRWYAQYRVAHRKSPKKEYFGKGTEAKKAAHERNAEVNLMKKRGEEIRADHIYLDELGQVYLDHEKARGRERKFLKEVANRLNSSYLPALNHAPIHKLKADDFNVLALEYADLSPNSFNRYITYLNVIFNFGVEFEYIEKNPMAAWRKRVLKRENHRELNVDAEDIKAILDHSPLHVYKAIKLILNTGCRPGKTELLKIKYSDVDFHNKRVRIRGSKTARSDRYVPLRDEFLEEIKGWQATAECDHIVEYKGKPVQSYIKAFRTAVKNSGIGKKVVPYQLRHFFASSLIANKADIKAVASLMGHSGPAMLFKVYYHLIGDGEKEAIEKLSDI; translated from the coding sequence ATGTCAGTCGGAGTCACCAAAGACGGACGCTGGTACGCTCAGTACCGTGTCGCCCACCGCAAGAGCCCAAAGAAAGAGTACTTCGGCAAAGGGACCGAGGCCAAGAAGGCTGCCCACGAACGTAACGCCGAAGTCAACCTGATGAAGAAACGCGGCGAGGAAATCAGAGCGGACCACATCTATCTGGACGAGCTCGGCCAGGTCTATCTCGACCACGAGAAGGCCCGTGGCCGCGAACGGAAGTTCCTCAAGGAAGTGGCGAACAGGCTGAACAGCTCATATCTGCCTGCCCTGAACCACGCGCCGATCCACAAGCTCAAGGCCGATGACTTCAACGTGCTGGCACTTGAGTACGCGGATCTTTCGCCCAACTCGTTCAACCGCTACATCACCTACCTCAACGTCATATTCAACTTCGGCGTCGAGTTCGAGTACATCGAGAAAAATCCGATGGCTGCATGGCGAAAGCGCGTGCTGAAGCGCGAGAATCACCGAGAGCTGAACGTCGACGCGGAAGACATCAAGGCCATCCTCGACCACTCGCCGCTGCATGTCTACAAAGCGATCAAGCTGATCCTGAACACTGGCTGCCGTCCCGGCAAGACAGAACTGCTCAAGATCAAGTACAGCGACGTGGACTTCCACAACAAGCGCGTCAGGATTCGCGGCTCCAAGACGGCCAGGAGCGACAGATACGTCCCCCTGCGCGACGAGTTCCTTGAGGAGATCAAGGGCTGGCAGGCCACGGCAGAGTGCGACCACATCGTCGAGTACAAGGGCAAGCCCGTCCAGAGCTACATCAAGGCGTTCAGGACCGCCGTGAAGAACTCCGGCATCGGCAAGAAGGTTGTCCCTTACCAGCTCCGTCACTTCTTCGCCTCCAGCCTTATCGCCAACAAGGCCGACATCAAGGCTGTCGCCTCCCTCATGGGCCACTCCGGCCCGGCGATGCTGTTCAAGGTGTACTACCACCTGATCGGCGACGGCGAGAAAGAAGCCATCGAAAAGCTGTCTGACATTTAA
- a CDS encoding DUF2188 domain-containing protein has protein sequence MTRDTHRAMRHPDGGWQVKRDGDSKASRRTETQAEAISVGREISRNQGTEFQIHGKNGRIRQSDSHGNDPYPPKG, from the coding sequence ATGACCCGAGACACACACCGCGCAATGCGGCACCCCGACGGGGGATGGCAGGTGAAGAGGGACGGCGACAGTAAGGCATCTCGTCGAACTGAAACCCAGGCTGAAGCGATTTCTGTCGGACGCGAAATCAGCCGAAACCAGGGAACCGAATTCCAGATTCACGGGAAAAACGGTCGAATCAGGCAGTCTGACAGCCATGGAAACGACCCTTACCCGCCTAAGGGCTAG
- a CDS encoding MerR family transcriptional regulator gives MSRPITVERHFFNQREAAEYCGYSTSKFRQFAKDYDIPKCGPNQDRYRKVDLDSFMACPCDFYNPLRVRKSGFVPVEV, from the coding sequence ATGAGCAGGCCCATCACCGTCGAAAGGCACTTCTTCAACCAACGCGAGGCAGCCGAGTACTGCGGCTACAGCACCTCCAAGTTCAGGCAGTTCGCAAAGGATTACGACATCCCGAAGTGCGGCCCCAACCAGGATCGGTACCGCAAAGTGGACCTGGACAGCTTCATGGCCTGTCCCTGCGACTTCTACAACCCCCTGCGCGTTCGCAAGTCTGGGTTCGTCCCAGTGGAGGTGTAG